The Geothrix sp. genome window below encodes:
- a CDS encoding DNA topoisomerase 3, which translates to MSLGVTLRLIIAEKPSMGRALAEALGLSGRGRSLIEGNGLVVTWCVGHLVEALNPEGYDPAWKAWRWDRLPIFPEPFRYTPIEQTKEQFEIVARLMNRADITEVVNATDAGREGELIFDLVYRLAGCTRPVQRFWTSSLTPEAIQAAYAAMKPGEAYTGLRDAARSRQEADWLVGINATRAQTLRMRRAGAEEGVWSVGRVQTPTLALLVRRELDIRDFKPQPFWTLRARFAHANGEYEGRWFKEQDGQTQERFGTEAEARALAANLEGRPGRIKSATGRTEKKKPDLLYDLTNLQKEANKRFGFTAEGTLGLAQNLYEKQLISYPRTNSRHLTEADALKAPQWIKALAQGQLTDLQPFLEQLRQRWPVKLDKRFVNDQEVEDHAALVPTEKPAKGLAGDELRIYDLIARRFLAAYFPDRVEAKTTIITEVEGETFKTNGTVVKEEGWSAIDPPYRRKKVEKATEPAEADEDGDEELEGGLPVVKKGETVEVASLQPKEGKTTPPKRMSEGDLLSAMQGAGRELDDEALRGAMRDCGLGTPATRANMIETLIKRAYIERKRNILLPTDKGIRLIQGLPAEALRSAELTGSWEARLERMRRGEETRTAFMTDIRGFVSSVVAELEEAPAPQVHGAPCPTCGQPMRIIPSTRRGDFFHRCASCNLTEPVKKPVLGKAAP; encoded by the coding sequence CTGAGCCTTGGAGTCACCCTGCGCCTGATCATCGCCGAGAAACCGAGCATGGGCCGCGCCTTGGCGGAGGCCCTGGGCCTGTCGGGACGGGGCCGCAGCCTCATCGAAGGAAACGGCCTGGTGGTGACCTGGTGCGTCGGGCACCTGGTCGAGGCCCTGAATCCCGAAGGCTATGATCCGGCCTGGAAGGCTTGGCGCTGGGACCGACTTCCCATTTTCCCCGAGCCCTTCCGCTACACGCCCATCGAGCAGACGAAGGAACAATTCGAGATCGTGGCGCGCCTGATGAACCGGGCGGACATCACCGAGGTGGTGAACGCCACGGACGCCGGGCGCGAGGGGGAACTGATCTTTGATCTCGTCTACCGTCTGGCGGGGTGCACCCGGCCGGTCCAGCGTTTCTGGACCTCCAGCCTCACACCGGAGGCGATCCAGGCCGCCTACGCCGCCATGAAACCCGGCGAAGCCTACACCGGCCTCCGGGATGCCGCGCGCAGCCGCCAGGAGGCGGATTGGCTGGTGGGCATCAATGCCACGCGGGCGCAGACCCTCCGCATGCGCCGCGCGGGGGCCGAGGAGGGCGTGTGGAGCGTGGGCCGGGTACAGACGCCGACCCTGGCTCTGCTGGTGCGCCGGGAGCTGGACATCCGCGACTTCAAGCCCCAGCCCTTCTGGACCCTGCGGGCCCGGTTCGCCCATGCCAACGGGGAGTACGAGGGGCGGTGGTTCAAGGAGCAGGACGGGCAGACGCAGGAGCGCTTCGGCACTGAGGCGGAGGCCCGGGCCCTGGCGGCGAATCTCGAGGGCCGGCCCGGAAGGATCAAAAGTGCCACGGGCAGGACGGAGAAGAAGAAACCGGACCTGCTGTACGACCTCACCAACCTGCAGAAGGAAGCCAACAAGCGCTTCGGCTTCACCGCCGAAGGCACGCTGGGCTTGGCGCAGAACCTGTACGAAAAGCAGCTCATCTCCTACCCCCGTACCAACAGCCGCCACCTGACGGAAGCCGATGCCCTCAAGGCCCCGCAGTGGATCAAGGCGCTGGCTCAGGGGCAGCTCACGGATCTCCAGCCCTTCCTCGAGCAGCTCCGTCAGCGGTGGCCCGTGAAGCTGGACAAGCGCTTCGTCAACGACCAGGAAGTGGAGGACCACGCGGCCTTGGTGCCCACAGAGAAGCCTGCGAAGGGTCTCGCGGGTGACGAGCTGCGGATCTACGACCTCATCGCCCGGCGCTTCCTGGCGGCCTATTTCCCGGATCGGGTGGAGGCCAAGACCACGATCATCACGGAAGTCGAGGGCGAGACCTTCAAGACCAATGGCACTGTGGTGAAAGAGGAGGGATGGTCTGCCATCGATCCTCCCTATCGCCGGAAGAAGGTGGAGAAGGCCACCGAACCTGCCGAGGCAGACGAGGACGGCGACGAGGAACTCGAGGGAGGGCTGCCCGTCGTGAAGAAGGGCGAAACGGTGGAAGTCGCTTCGCTGCAGCCCAAGGAAGGGAAGACGACGCCTCCCAAGCGCATGAGCGAGGGCGACCTCCTGTCCGCCATGCAGGGGGCGGGCAGGGAACTGGACGATGAAGCCCTGCGCGGGGCCATGCGGGATTGCGGTCTGGGCACCCCGGCGACGCGCGCCAACATGATCGAGACGCTCATCAAGCGGGCCTACATTGAGCGTAAGCGCAACATCCTGCTGCCCACGGACAAGGGCATCCGGCTCATCCAGGGGCTTCCGGCCGAAGCTCTGCGCAGCGCGGAGTTGACGGGCAGCTGGGAGGCCCGCCTGGAGCGGATGCGGCGCGGGGAGGAAACCCGAACCGCCTTCATGACCGATATCCGGGGGTTCGTGTCCAGCGTGGTGGCCGAACTCGAAGAGGCGCCGGCCCCTCAGGTCCACGGGGCTCCGTGTCCCACTTGCGGGCAGCCCATGCGGATCATCCCCAGCACCCGGCGTGGGGACTTCTTCCATCGCTGCGCCTCCTGCAACCTCACGGAACCGGTGAAGAAGCCGGTTCTCGGGAAAGCGGCCCCCTGA
- the pgsA gene encoding CDP-diacylglycerol--glycerol-3-phosphate 3-phosphatidyltransferase, translated as MNLPNLLSLARILMVPVLVVVLMTKVTNHEVIGVLVFWAASITDALDGYFARRWKQVTTLGKLLDPLADKLLVSGALISLVELNLAPAWMTFIILAREFAVTGLRGIASEEGMTIPAGTIGKWKMGFQVAAISCLILGPRLDYWLYEWTHKDIFHLFIQLNRPYSFFWGMGVLLLWGAVILAIWSAMSYFHGFWKVVGPRIMAEDGRLTGHKDSE; from the coding sequence ATGAACCTGCCCAACCTCCTGTCGCTTGCGCGGATCCTCATGGTCCCGGTCCTGGTCGTGGTCCTCATGACCAAGGTGACCAACCACGAGGTCATCGGCGTACTGGTCTTCTGGGCCGCCTCCATCACCGATGCCCTGGACGGCTACTTCGCCCGGCGCTGGAAACAGGTGACCACGCTGGGGAAGCTGCTCGATCCCCTGGCGGACAAGCTGCTGGTGTCCGGCGCCCTGATCTCCCTGGTGGAGCTGAATCTGGCTCCAGCGTGGATGACCTTCATCATCCTGGCCCGGGAGTTCGCCGTGACCGGGCTGCGCGGCATTGCCAGCGAGGAGGGCATGACCATCCCCGCGGGCACCATCGGGAAATGGAAGATGGGTTTCCAGGTGGCGGCCATCTCCTGCCTCATCCTCGGTCCGCGCCTCGACTACTGGCTTTACGAGTGGACCCACAAGGACATCTTCCACCTGTTCATCCAGCTCAACCGGCCCTACAGCTTCTTCTGGGGCATGGGCGTGCTGCTGCTCTGGGGCGCCGTGATCCTGGCCATCTGGAGCGCGATGTCGTACTTCCACGGATTCTGGAAAGTGGTGGGACCCCGCATCATGGCCGAAGACGGCCGCCTCACCGGGCACAAGGACTCTGAATGA
- the queG gene encoding tRNA epoxyqueuosine(34) reductase QueG: protein MPVEHPDPLAFKAWLRSEALSAGFARVGFADSGPFEAEGAHLETWFAQGRGALLPYLDPTMLLDPRALWPQARSALVGFFPYAQPGAIPGAAPDSLKLSRYLWGPDYHMILKPRLARLLEAAQTRWPDLEGRVCVDTAPLLERQLAARAGLGWQGKHTLLIAGKDGSWGFLGVLLLSVDLPPDAPFLTEQCGSCTACLEACPSGALEPFRLDPARCLTTYTIETEAEPPPDIATALASSRWAAGCDACQEVCPWNRAPVWGDPALWGGPSPLHTRASADLPRGAAQWRKLTRRTALRRVRDRHWRATLIRILGA, encoded by the coding sequence GTGCCAGTTGAACACCCGGATCCACTGGCGTTCAAGGCCTGGCTTCGCTCCGAGGCCCTTTCCGCGGGTTTCGCCCGGGTGGGCTTCGCCGACAGCGGGCCCTTCGAGGCCGAGGGGGCGCACCTGGAGACCTGGTTCGCCCAGGGCCGGGGGGCCCTGCTGCCCTACTTGGATCCCACCATGCTCTTGGATCCCCGGGCCTTATGGCCCCAAGCCCGCTCGGCCCTGGTGGGCTTCTTCCCCTACGCGCAGCCCGGGGCCATCCCGGGCGCGGCCCCGGACAGCCTGAAATTGAGCCGCTACCTGTGGGGACCCGACTACCACATGATCCTGAAGCCTCGGCTGGCCCGGCTGCTGGAGGCCGCCCAGACCCGATGGCCGGACCTGGAGGGCCGCGTCTGTGTGGATACGGCGCCGCTGCTGGAGCGTCAGCTGGCGGCCCGAGCGGGCTTGGGCTGGCAGGGCAAGCACACCCTTCTCATCGCCGGCAAGGACGGCTCCTGGGGCTTCCTGGGCGTACTGCTGCTGTCCGTGGACCTGCCGCCGGATGCGCCCTTCCTGACCGAACAATGTGGGTCGTGCACGGCCTGTCTGGAGGCCTGCCCTTCCGGAGCCCTGGAGCCCTTCCGGCTGGATCCGGCCCGCTGCCTCACCACCTACACCATTGAAACCGAGGCCGAGCCCCCTCCTGACATCGCCACGGCCCTGGCCAGCAGCCGCTGGGCAGCGGGCTGCGACGCCTGCCAGGAGGTCTGCCCCTGGAACCGGGCGCCGGTCTGGGGCGATCCGGCCCTCTGGGGCGGCCCCAGCCCCCTCCACACCCGGGCTTCGGCGGACCTGCCCCGAGGCGCGGCCCAGTGGCGAAAGCTCACCCGGCGGACGGCCCTCCGGCGCGTCCGGGACCGCCATTGGCGGGCCACGCTGATCCGAATCCTCGGGGCCTGA
- a CDS encoding DUF502 domain-containing protein, whose amino-acid sequence MIRKYLVAGLFTLLPLVVTVWILKGIFNALVGIFRGPLTWLAHAIQLPDPPTWGLALFSALATGLLLLLVGALVGNFVGRQLLDWLDELMMHVPVVKTIYGATRQLMGAIQSGQGGSFKEVVLVEWPHPGSFTLGFVAHRDCSWAVAGGESMVAVYVPTAPNPTSGYVVMIETTKVRPVDLSADQALTWAVSGGVVVPARAPRTIGRAPEQP is encoded by the coding sequence ATGATCCGCAAATACCTCGTCGCCGGCCTGTTTACGCTGCTCCCCCTGGTGGTGACCGTCTGGATCCTCAAGGGCATCTTCAACGCGCTGGTGGGCATCTTCCGGGGGCCGCTGACCTGGCTGGCCCACGCGATCCAGCTTCCCGATCCCCCGACCTGGGGGCTGGCGCTGTTTTCGGCCCTCGCCACGGGCCTGCTGCTCCTGCTGGTGGGAGCCCTGGTGGGCAACTTCGTGGGGCGCCAGCTGCTGGACTGGCTGGACGAGCTGATGATGCATGTTCCCGTGGTCAAGACCATCTACGGGGCCACACGGCAGCTCATGGGGGCCATCCAGTCGGGGCAGGGCGGCAGCTTCAAGGAGGTGGTCCTCGTCGAGTGGCCGCACCCGGGCTCGTTCACGCTGGGCTTCGTGGCCCATCGGGACTGCTCCTGGGCCGTGGCCGGCGGGGAATCCATGGTGGCGGTCTATGTGCCCACGGCCCCGAATCCGACCTCGGGCTATGTCGTGATGATCGAGACCACGAAGGTCCGTCCGGTGGATCTGAGCGCCGATCAGGCGCTGACCTGGGCCGTGAGCGGTGGTGTGGTGGTGCCGGCCCGGGCTCCCCGCACCATCGGACGGGCCCCGGAGCAGCCTTGA
- a CDS encoding MFS transporter, whose protein sequence is MNLTRLRSVLNLTVLVAALGYFVDMFDLLLFPIVRQPSLTALGVPPGLQIEVGASLLNWQMAGMLLGGIFWGVLGDKKGRLSTLFGSIALYSVANLGNAFVQSVPAYAMWRFLAGLGLAGELGAAVTMVSEILPKDLRGYGTAIVAAVGIFGAVTAKLVGDFFPWRVTYAVGGGLGVALLFLRVGIRESFMFAKTHEATVARGDFLSLFTDWGRLGRYVRCILIGLPTWFVVGILITFSPEFAPVLKVTGPVSAGTAVAFCYTGITLGSVLSGFLSQACHTRKKVVGWFVAAALAGVGVYLTARGLTPGLFYLLAGYLGLATGYWAVFVTVAAEQFGTNLRATVATTVPNFVRGAVPLITGGFLAFRSSLGLVGSAWAVGLICFALAFGALWGLPETHGRDLDFVE, encoded by the coding sequence ATGAACCTGACGCGCCTCCGTTCTGTCCTGAACCTCACCGTCCTGGTGGCTGCTCTCGGCTACTTCGTCGACATGTTCGACCTGCTGCTCTTTCCCATCGTGCGCCAGCCGAGCCTGACCGCCCTGGGCGTACCGCCCGGCCTGCAGATTGAGGTCGGCGCCAGCCTGCTGAACTGGCAGATGGCGGGCATGCTGCTCGGCGGCATCTTCTGGGGCGTGCTGGGCGACAAGAAGGGGCGGCTCTCCACCCTCTTCGGGAGCATCGCCCTCTATTCCGTGGCGAACCTCGGCAACGCCTTCGTCCAGTCGGTGCCGGCCTATGCCATGTGGCGCTTCCTGGCGGGGCTGGGACTGGCAGGGGAACTGGGTGCCGCCGTCACCATGGTCTCCGAGATCCTTCCCAAGGACCTTCGCGGCTACGGCACGGCCATCGTGGCGGCCGTGGGGATCTTCGGCGCCGTGACGGCCAAGCTGGTGGGGGACTTCTTCCCCTGGCGCGTCACCTACGCCGTGGGCGGCGGCCTCGGCGTGGCCCTGCTCTTCCTGCGCGTGGGCATCCGCGAGAGCTTCATGTTCGCGAAGACGCACGAGGCCACGGTGGCCCGCGGCGACTTCCTCAGCCTCTTCACGGACTGGGGCCGCCTGGGGCGCTATGTCCGCTGCATCCTCATCGGCCTGCCCACCTGGTTCGTGGTGGGCATCCTCATCACCTTCTCCCCCGAGTTCGCCCCGGTGTTGAAGGTGACGGGCCCCGTGAGCGCGGGGACCGCGGTCGCCTTCTGCTACACAGGCATCACCCTCGGCAGCGTGCTGAGCGGCTTCCTGAGCCAGGCCTGCCACACCCGCAAGAAGGTGGTCGGCTGGTTCGTGGCCGCGGCCCTGGCGGGCGTCGGCGTCTACCTCACCGCCCGGGGCCTGACGCCGGGGCTCTTCTACCTGCTGGCGGGCTATCTGGGGCTGGCCACCGGCTACTGGGCGGTCTTCGTGACGGTGGCCGCCGAGCAGTTCGGCACCAACCTCCGGGCCACGGTCGCCACCACCGTGCCGAATTTTGTGCGTGGCGCTGTCCCCCTCATCACCGGCGGTTTCCTGGCCTTCCGGAGCTCTCTGGGCTTGGTGGGGTCCGCCTGGGCCGTGGGCCTCATCTGCTTCGCCCTGGCCTTCGGGGCCCTGTGGGGCCTGCCGGAAACCCACGGCCGGGACCTGGACTTCGTGGAATAG
- a CDS encoding FAD-dependent oxidoreductase yields MTDSPWPAPPQGTCGLPPALEVEVAILGAGIHGAALARELTLRGVSCALVDKGEVGGGTSQWSSQLLHGGIRYMLTGDIRQMREGLAERATWAHIAPHRCRWEAFWMPHRFGLEGLAHRIGIGLYDHWGSERPGWPPALHLGHVPRAAFEADPRSARGPFGGATAYADLMTWDRELTRDLAASSAALRLDFHEPEGFEDAGTSLKSLRLRDRRDGMARRLTARRWVFALGPWTDGAMAQWFGESRKRLRLSSGIHLWFDAVPGCERPWAIRRPKGRILFVIPRDGRLQVGTTEREVDDGWVPIVETERAELFEALEACLPAIPWRGLPVRAEELGVRPLVAAGGATTHLSREAVLERHARFQNLTLVLGGKLTTARALMDQLATDLTGISCEASRTEPLRLWDGQPAEIR; encoded by the coding sequence ATGACCGACAGCCCCTGGCCCGCGCCACCCCAAGGCACCTGCGGCCTGCCCCCCGCGCTCGAAGTGGAAGTGGCCATTCTCGGCGCCGGCATCCACGGCGCGGCGCTGGCCAGGGAGCTGACGCTGCGGGGTGTATCCTGCGCGCTGGTGGACAAGGGCGAGGTGGGTGGCGGCACCAGCCAGTGGTCCAGCCAGCTGCTGCACGGCGGCATCCGCTACATGCTCACGGGCGACATCCGCCAGATGCGGGAGGGCCTTGCCGAACGCGCCACCTGGGCGCACATCGCGCCCCACCGCTGTCGCTGGGAGGCCTTCTGGATGCCCCATCGGTTCGGGCTGGAGGGCCTGGCCCACCGGATCGGCATCGGGCTCTACGACCATTGGGGTTCGGAGCGCCCAGGTTGGCCGCCGGCTCTCCACCTGGGCCATGTGCCGCGGGCGGCCTTCGAGGCGGATCCCCGCAGCGCCCGGGGGCCCTTCGGCGGCGCCACGGCCTACGCCGACCTCATGACCTGGGATCGCGAGTTGACGCGGGACCTCGCCGCCTCCAGCGCGGCGCTCCGCCTCGACTTCCACGAACCGGAAGGCTTCGAGGACGCCGGCACCAGCCTGAAGTCCCTGCGCTTGCGGGACCGGAGGGACGGGATGGCCCGTCGGCTCACCGCGCGCCGCTGGGTCTTCGCGCTCGGGCCTTGGACGGACGGTGCCATGGCCCAGTGGTTCGGGGAAAGCCGCAAGCGGCTGCGCCTGTCATCCGGCATCCACCTCTGGTTCGACGCGGTCCCCGGCTGCGAGCGGCCCTGGGCCATCCGCCGGCCCAAGGGCCGCATCCTCTTCGTGATTCCCCGGGACGGGAGGCTCCAGGTGGGCACCACGGAGCGGGAGGTGGACGACGGATGGGTGCCCATCGTCGAGACCGAGCGGGCCGAGCTGTTCGAGGCCCTGGAAGCCTGCCTGCCGGCCATTCCCTGGCGGGGCCTGCCGGTGCGCGCCGAGGAGCTGGGCGTCCGGCCCCTGGTGGCCGCGGGCGGAGCCACCACCCACCTGAGCCGCGAGGCCGTGCTGGAGCGGCATGCCCGCTTCCAGAACCTCACCCTCGTGCTGGGCGGCAAGCTCACCACGGCCCGGGCCCTCATGGATCAGCTGGCCACGGACCTCACCGGGATCAGCTGCGAAGCCTCCAGGACCGAGCCTCTGAGGCTTTGGGATGGACAGCCGGCGGAGATCCGGTAG
- a CDS encoding (2Fe-2S)-binding protein codes for MNATVSFTLNGKPVTVASPRDRMLVWVLRDELGLTGTKVGCEAGLCGACTVLVDFEAVLSCSTPLGDVAGKSVLTIEGLAHDGKLNPVQEAFQEHHAFQCGYCTSGMIMAAWAFLKKKPKATRTEIVEAMEGNICRCGAHVRILDAVESAGKAMGGVR; via the coding sequence ATGAACGCCACCGTCTCATTCACGCTGAACGGCAAGCCAGTCACCGTCGCGAGTCCCCGTGATCGCATGCTGGTATGGGTTCTGCGCGACGAATTGGGGCTCACGGGCACCAAGGTGGGCTGCGAGGCCGGACTCTGCGGAGCCTGCACCGTGCTCGTCGACTTCGAGGCGGTGCTCTCCTGCTCCACGCCACTGGGAGATGTGGCTGGGAAGTCGGTGCTCACCATCGAGGGCCTGGCCCATGACGGGAAGCTGAATCCGGTTCAGGAAGCCTTCCAGGAGCACCACGCCTTCCAGTGCGGCTACTGCACCTCCGGGATGATCATGGCCGCCTGGGCCTTCCTGAAGAAGAAACCCAAGGCCACGAGAACCGAGATCGTCGAGGCCATGGAGGGGAACATCTGCCGCTGCGGGGCCCATGTGAGGATCCTGGACGCGGTCGAATCGGCAGGCAAGGCCATGGGAGGTGTGCGATGA
- a CDS encoding SDR family oxidoreductase: protein MSALQGRRLLVTGAGSGIGRVAARLFKDRGADLVLVGRRLEALQETLPDALHAAFDHSDEAAVAAFARDCPTFDGLFLNAGHLLTGSVESTSISDFDAMIAANLRGPWLMAHHLGSRLKDGASVVLVGSNIGLRAIPDSAAYSVAKAGVHMLAKVLALEWAPRGIRCNALAPGPIRTAMVEARLAASADPAGYLAELSTVNPLKRLGTETEVAALAAYLLGGESGWTTGTVIPIDGGADAVY from the coding sequence TTGAGCGCCCTCCAGGGCAGGCGCCTCCTTGTCACGGGTGCCGGGAGCGGCATCGGGCGGGTGGCGGCCCGGCTGTTCAAGGATCGTGGGGCGGACCTGGTGCTGGTGGGGCGCCGCCTTGAGGCCCTTCAGGAGACCCTGCCGGACGCGCTCCACGCGGCCTTCGACCATTCGGACGAGGCGGCGGTGGCGGCCTTCGCCAGGGACTGCCCAACCTTCGATGGATTGTTCCTGAACGCGGGCCATCTCCTGACGGGCTCGGTGGAATCCACCTCGATCTCGGATTTCGACGCCATGATCGCCGCCAACCTGCGCGGCCCCTGGCTCATGGCCCACCATCTGGGCTCGAGGCTGAAGGATGGCGCCAGCGTGGTGCTGGTGGGGTCCAACATCGGCCTGCGGGCCATCCCCGACAGCGCCGCCTACAGCGTGGCCAAGGCCGGCGTCCACATGCTGGCGAAGGTGCTGGCCCTGGAGTGGGCGCCCAGGGGCATCCGCTGCAACGCCCTCGCGCCGGGCCCCATCCGCACGGCGATGGTGGAGGCCCGCCTGGCCGCGAGCGCCGATCCCGCGGGCTACCTCGCGGAGCTGTCCACCGTGAATCCCCTGAAGCGCCTGGGCACGGAAACGGAGGTGGCGGCCTTGGCCGCGTACCTGCTGGGCGGCGAGAGCGGGTGGACCACCGGGACCGTGATCCCGATCGATGGCGGGGCGGACGCCGTCTACTAG
- a CDS encoding molybdopterin cofactor-binding domain-containing protein — MRRRDFLQGVATGTLTFFFATPAGAAPIVPTRPGTYPEDFNAYLKISADGRVSCLVGKVELGQGAMTVLAMLVAEELELDPAQVDMILGDTDLCPWDMPTGGSLTMWHTAPVLRGAAAEARAVLLRMASKALGAPVSDLALKDGAIWVKAVPARRTTFGELVKGRKMERHLGKVKPKPLSDCTLIGRRVPRKDALAKVTGAAKYAGDLRFPGTLHACILRPPAHGLALTTADTAAAERIPGVRVVRDSTLLAVLHPQPDTARKALALVKGTFEGTEPDVDDVRIYQHLVDKAAPGQRVVISRGDIAAGEKRAATVVEGEYRNAYESHATLEPHTSVAKWEDGRMTVWASTQSPFVFRDTVAEALKLGPDKVRIIAQFVGGGFGGKLVGPGAIEAARIARQVPGVPIQVAWNREEDLFLDGYRPAAVVKLRSGLDAGRGAITFWDSSVAGVSQGEAELAYEMQSNRYQAPAVPNLHPLKVGAWRAPNAHTNAFARESQLDALAAKAGLDPVTLRRRLITEARLLRLLDLAVETFGWEPAPGPTGRGIGLACGAWRQGLVVAVAQVAVDKTTGKVTTKRFLEAVDVGLVVNPDGARQQVEGAITMCIGQALSEEIHFKGGRILDKNFDTYLLPRFSAIPRIQVVFADNATSVTQGIGEPPVVPVAAALANAVFDATGARVTHVPFTPERVLEALKLVPAS, encoded by the coding sequence ATGAGGCGCCGGGACTTCCTCCAGGGCGTCGCTACTGGCACGCTCACCTTCTTCTTCGCCACCCCCGCCGGGGCGGCGCCCATCGTGCCGACCCGACCCGGCACCTACCCCGAGGACTTCAATGCCTACCTGAAGATCTCGGCCGACGGCCGCGTGAGCTGCCTGGTGGGGAAGGTGGAGCTGGGGCAAGGTGCCATGACCGTTCTGGCGATGCTCGTCGCCGAGGAACTGGAGCTGGATCCCGCCCAGGTGGACATGATCCTGGGTGACACGGACCTTTGCCCCTGGGACATGCCCACCGGCGGCTCCCTCACCATGTGGCATACGGCCCCGGTCCTGCGGGGCGCCGCGGCAGAGGCGCGGGCCGTGCTCCTGCGCATGGCCTCCAAAGCCCTGGGCGCCCCGGTCTCAGACCTGGCTCTGAAGGATGGCGCCATCTGGGTGAAGGCGGTCCCCGCGCGCCGCACCACCTTTGGCGAGCTGGTCAAGGGTCGGAAGATGGAGCGGCACCTGGGCAAGGTCAAGCCCAAGCCCCTCTCGGACTGCACGCTGATCGGGCGCCGCGTCCCCCGCAAGGACGCCCTCGCCAAGGTCACCGGCGCCGCCAAGTATGCGGGCGATCTGCGCTTTCCCGGAACGCTCCACGCCTGCATCCTGCGGCCCCCGGCCCACGGCCTGGCCCTGACCACCGCTGACACGGCGGCCGCCGAACGGATTCCTGGCGTCCGCGTCGTGCGGGACAGCACCCTCCTGGCCGTGCTCCACCCTCAACCCGACACCGCCCGCAAGGCGCTCGCCCTCGTGAAGGGCACCTTCGAGGGGACCGAACCCGATGTGGACGATGTGCGGATCTATCAGCACCTCGTGGACAAGGCAGCGCCCGGGCAGCGCGTGGTGATCTCCCGCGGCGACATCGCGGCGGGTGAGAAGCGGGCCGCCACCGTGGTGGAGGGGGAATACCGCAACGCCTACGAAAGCCACGCCACGCTCGAACCCCACACCTCCGTCGCCAAGTGGGAAGACGGCCGCATGACGGTCTGGGCCTCCACCCAGTCGCCCTTCGTCTTCCGCGACACCGTGGCCGAGGCTCTCAAGCTGGGCCCGGACAAAGTCCGCATCATCGCCCAGTTCGTGGGGGGCGGTTTCGGCGGCAAGCTCGTGGGCCCCGGGGCCATCGAGGCCGCCCGGATCGCCCGTCAGGTTCCCGGCGTGCCCATCCAGGTGGCCTGGAACCGTGAGGAGGATCTCTTCCTGGATGGCTACCGGCCGGCCGCCGTGGTGAAGCTCCGCTCCGGCCTGGATGCGGGGCGCGGCGCCATCACCTTCTGGGACAGCAGCGTGGCCGGCGTCTCCCAGGGTGAGGCCGAGCTCGCCTACGAGATGCAGTCGAACCGGTACCAGGCCCCGGCGGTCCCCAACCTCCATCCCCTCAAGGTCGGCGCCTGGCGCGCCCCCAACGCCCACACCAACGCGTTCGCCCGGGAAAGCCAGCTGGATGCCCTGGCGGCCAAGGCCGGCCTGGATCCCGTGACCCTTCGTCGCCGCCTCATCACCGAGGCCCGCCTCCTGCGCCTCCTGGACTTGGCGGTGGAGACCTTCGGCTGGGAGCCCGCCCCCGGGCCCACGGGCCGGGGCATCGGACTGGCCTGCGGGGCCTGGCGCCAGGGCCTCGTGGTGGCCGTGGCCCAGGTGGCCGTGGACAAGACCACGGGCAAGGTCACGACGAAGCGCTTCCTCGAGGCCGTGGATGTGGGCCTGGTGGTGAACCCCGACGGGGCCCGCCAGCAGGTGGAGGGCGCCATCACCATGTGCATCGGACAGGCCCTCAGCGAGGAGATCCACTTCAAGGGTGGCCGCATCCTCGACAAGAACTTCGACACCTACCTGCTGCCCCGCTTCTCCGCCATCCCCCGCATCCAGGTGGTGTTCGCGGACAACGCCACCTCCGTCACCCAGGGCATCGGCGAGCCCCCCGTCGTGCCCGTGGCCGCCGCCCTGGCCAACGCCGTGTTCGACGCCACCGGTGCGCGGGTCACCCATGTGCCGTTCACGCCCGAACGGGTCCTCGAGGCCCTGAAGCTCGTCCCTGCGAGCTGA